A stretch of DNA from Maniola hyperantus chromosome 14, iAphHyp1.2, whole genome shotgun sequence:
gggtttcatCTCTGAAGAGAATGATTTGTCCGTAGTCCACCATACTCGCTAAGTGTGCATTAGCAGACTTcctacacctttgagaatttgGAAAGATTGTGGAAAGATAAGAAAACATATCtctggcatgcagatttcctcacgatgttttcctttatcaaaaaaattagaggatACGTGCCCGGCATCGAATAAATGTGTAGGACGTGTGTGAGAGCAATTATAGTCATTTTAATTGCATTCCCGATTTATTTGGGGTCTTCTTCGCACTTCTAATCTAGTATTCTCCTTGCGGACAacctttatatatttctaacttttttttttgaaatgtaAGAACAGTTTACTTTAATCCGTTTCACCTGAGTAGTTTTGgattgtacttacctaattaatattataacttttaGTACTTTGTGCTTTGCTGTTTGGCGAGTACTTACTGTGACAGCACCATCATTCATGACTAACATGCAAGCGAGATTTTAGTTCAGAAGGGGAATCTTAGAAAATCTTCTTGGTCAAAATAGACTACGTCCACAGTAAGTATAAAGAGAGACAAATACTATATTCTGTGCTATGACTAAGTTTGACTGACTCACCATTTTAACTAGCAACAATCTATAGgaaatacaaaattaattatttgctGAAGTTAGCAAAAGTCGAGTtgtctaggtaggtattatccAATTACCTCAATACTGAATTCAAATAGTTACTTTAACTAGGTTTACGAAAGACAAATAAGTACCGAGTACTATCAAATAGGTATGCGTTGAGCGAATCTAGTTCACTTTCACGGCGTCTGTTTAAGCTGCAATTTATTAAGGTATCCTGTCTTATGTTTAGATCTGAGAATGTACCATTTAAAGTCTATTTTCTGTTGTTGTTTCGAAAACAAACTCAAATCAGTGCTGCAATCACGTTTACGTATAGTTTCTCTAGTAAAGGTTCTCCTGAGAGAATGTCCTTTTAAGCACCTTCTAATTGTATCGGATTAATATCGAATACCATTCACCTAGTTAATTTGATTGTTGaatttaaattgtttataaTGAAAGGCAAAAAAAGAAAGTTTATTTCCAATTTAtttaggctgtttaggcatggctctcttaacgatacaattaaaagagctcttgccaccataaatattcctgcgctcattgagccggcagggattagtcgggatgatggcaagagacctgatggattgacgctggttccctgggaacggggacgggcgctaatgtgggacgcaacttgcgttgacacattggccccgtgtcatatcaggaagacagcatcaagaccgggagccgcagcagaaacagctgaaaacggcaagcggcgcaagtatgcctctcttatagagagttacatttttgtgccgtttgccgtggagaccctggggccatggagtcttagtgctaaaaattttttacgagacatttcaccgcgattaatagcctcaactggtgacagaagggctggctcattttttgcgcagcggatcagcctggctgtccagcgcggaaatgcagccagtattcttggcaccattccacgcggtcatgatttatatagtaattagataaggctagctttaagttttattgttttaaaaaaaaaaaaaaatttatcagATAATATGTTCCGTTACACCTACcattagttatttatatttaactatttactTCATTTGTACAAGTTTTCTTGCTAaataatggattaaaaataacagATTTAAAATGAAGTATTAAATACAGATTCCCGTTGGTCCAGATGCGCCTTCTCACTTCAACAAAGTCTGTTTCTGACTTCTGATGTGAAACAAAAAAGTCTTGTTTCCTTTCTCATTAAGGTTTCTTGCTAATTATTACTAACTCCTTACTTTATTAGGTTCTTTTTCAAATCCATCTCAATTCTATTTAGAATGGTGAGTATGTAAATGCCAAATACTGAAGGACAGCTTATGGCCACAGCCTTACAGTTTCCGATAGTATAGATAACAATTTGTTACGTGCTTCAACTTGCGCTGGAAATGGTTTAACTTTGTTCAAGCAATTTTATACTCATTCTCGAAGGTTGTAAAGTTTAAAGTTGAGTAGCAAAGGAAAATTGCCTCAAAGTAGCGTGGAGACATCTAAACGTTTTGCGTTTATGACGGTTTCGTGCATCGGTTAAGCCGTAACGTATCTGTATCGATTTTTATGGGCATTTTAAACACGAACCCGGCCTCTGCTATGGCTATTTGTTTCTTTTCTTCTATACTTGTTTTCGCTTTtctttttgaaaaaccattttcagcattacctacctactattgttCGAGGtcgtacctatataatattgttAGTTACTTATCAAAAACTTCGAACGGCTGgatttatttaaatctattataatatatttatattatattataaatctattatattatatttatattatattatatttatttattgactaaATGTATAATGTAGAATATTCTAAACTAGCGTTGCCCGCGGCTTTGTACACCTACAACAGAACTGacttttcccgtggattttctAAAAACACTATCTTTAAATTTTTTGctgtatttttttcaaattgtaGAGAGTAAATTGTACCTACACCTACCTTAATAATttaatgaattattaaaaaatagctGCTTTTAGATTTTAGGTACTTAGgtcaaaaatttaaatgttagTTACAGCTAACTGTAAGGTTTGGTTTGATTCTGTATTATTTTGATATTGTAGCTAACCGTTAGCTGATTAGGTCACGTCTTCAATAAGAGATAAGCTTGGTTTCACGTCGTATTAGCGCTTGAGATGATTGCAGTTaaaatgatttgtatagtaattagataaggatagctttaagttttattgtaatattttcattaaaaaaaatgtataggtaactgtaaaaatgtgtacaagaaaaaaattgtactgCAATTCATCACAAATGCTTAGAAGAGAATAAATTTGAATGATTCAGAGaaattaagtaattaggtaaaataaaagaagaaactTATTACCACAGTCGTATAAACTTTTGTtagatgaaataataatatagagtaGGAAAAAGGGTTTCGTCATTAAAAAGAGAGAGACGAAAAGTAGTCTtcagtgaataaataaaaagtaacggAAGAGAATATgtcatcaaataaaattaaaccatTTATATCATCTTATTTTACTATAAATCATAGTGATAATGTTTAAAGCAACATCTATCACATTGTACCTGCttacattaaattaatagtATGCAATCAAATTAACGTGATTAATAGCCTACAGGTTCGTATGGTTATAGCGTAAAGGAAACTCGTTTACGGTTTACAAAATTACTCCATTCATCCGAGCTGACTCCTCTGAGATACAGCGTATGTAAGGGTGcatttccaccagagatgtacTATGCTACGTTGCTACGGATGCGTTTGATATCCACCAATCATATTCATTGGTGCACATAGCTTAGCACTGGTGGAAACGGATTCAACTAAGATATGTTTTTATATGGAAGGATGCGTGCTATGGATGCCTGCTATGGGACGTCGCGAGTGGTGTAGCTACTAGCTATGTGCAGAGCAGAATACCTACAGCGTACGCACAGCTACACAGCTTAGTATTGCTGGAAACGGTCACATATTTTCGTAGCGTAGATTTTACATCTTCGCAGCAAAGCTGCaaagcacatctctggtggaaaggcacCCTAATGCTAGTACCACGACTAGCTTCTTTGATAAAATACCATCCTAAATCCTGTGCAAGTCAGATATAGTCGTATATACTTATATACGTATATGCTATCTGACCTATTCGACGCCATAATGAgaattgtggttacattatcaaaaaaatgtgttcatgaacaaatattagtataactttcaatataagtaggtaactatatcaagtggggtatcatatgaaagagttttacgtgtacattctaaaacagatttttatttattttaatgcgtaacagtttttgatttgtcgtgcaaaatatcgaaaatacGACTAGtccggaatcctcggtgcgcgagtctgactcgcacttggccggtttttatttgcaACTGAAAGACAAACTCCTTTATATTTAAGGACTAGGTATTGCATTCGGTATATATTTCAATTAAACACATCGTGGTGGGAAGCGGAATAAACTGCATTGTAACTTTAGGCAATACTCAGTGGCTAATCTAAGTTTGCTATCCGCTCTGACCTAGTTCATCTCAGGCaggataggtacttaccttttAATTAGTAAGACGATAGCAGTTTGTATCCTGTAGGTATAAAGCAAAAGGCAATGTCGAGCAGTTTTGCCTTGTGGGGGACTTCGACCATGGCTTGTTTTGTTATCATTCTACCAAGAAAGACaggccgccaagcgattaagcgttcaaGTATAATGACGCTTAGAAACCGATAagacatgggtttaataaaatatcaacaACAAGAACCGCTAAAAAGATGATGCAGGTAAACGGGCAGGCAGGTAAAGAGTTGTATTGAGGGAATAGATGTTCACTACtaggcataggtctcttgcagggatctccacacgccacgatcttgccgCAAGTCTTGCTTGGTCTTAGTCCGCAAGAAATcacacagaaaaaataaaacttgatTTTGATCTCTCAGCATAAGATGACTTAGTTGGATTTCAGAACTGGAAGTAAGCTACTTCTAACCGCCTCCGATGGGGAACTTTGCTTGACCAAGCCGAGCAGTagtagaaaagaaaagaaaagaaaagaaaataagaaAAGTACCCAGTAGCTTTGATGGCGATGAATTGATGATCTAACCTATAAGGCGTTGACTTGTGGTAGTGCCTCACCATAATCCAGCCTCGTATTTTGAAGCATGTCAAAGAAGTtagcataaataaattatagtaaAAATTAGATGTGTAAAGTAGGTAGACAAGTTTTATAAGTGTGGGTGACCACAAGTTGCGAATGGTCTAACGAGCGAAGTGCTAAATGATTGTGTTATGTAATGTACGGGATTTCCTACCATTCATTCAGTAAATCATAGATGAATGCAAATATGAGGAAGCCTTATATGTAGATTTTAACTCTCGGTTGTGCTTGAGACTTGGAGACTTGATGGATTCAGTAGGTagtcaaatttaaaattatcttcACAGAAATTGTGTTTCCTTAAAtcgttataggtacttactacttacacACACTTTTTTGCATCGGGTATAGTacgacctgaagagtgacataggctactttttatcccggaaaatcaaagagttcccacaggattttaaaacctaaatctacgcgtacgaagtcgcgggcattagctagtggtAATAATATTCTTTAGAAGTAAaatacagtacagtacgcggcagaaaataatgtacatctacctttagaatgtgatttcagctttgtagagcgttgtctctgtcactcatacctatgtgacgttttatcggtctcaacgacacagacaatgctctacaaaactgctatctctttctaaaggtcgatgtacattattttctgccgcataatCTAGGGCATTTAAGTGGTAgtagttccgtttttccttttgaggtacggaaccctaaaaattatttgtttactttgtagtggttttgaaagtcggtttttttaatttgtttttttatctTAGATTGATTTACAAAGAGATAACCCTTGaccctataatatattatactctGAAGACTAGATCAGTAATGTGATCCGTAccacggaaccctttgtgtgtgagtccgactcgcacttgaccggtttttaggaATAATACCTATTTGATATTGGTTATTTATTGAGGTTACTTAACTTAAGTAATAGGTGAATGTCAAAAGTTGAAGGAATTTGAGAAACATCGAAATAGGCTcctattatatttaatgtttatgGATATGTAATACGCTAAAGTGGCCTTGCATCGCTCTTCAAGTAGAATTTAGTTTCAGTGTGTAAAtctgtgtttttatttttatttttattcaatataggtatacgcttgaccacaatcacacctgatggaaagtgatgatgtggcctaagatgggacgcgtttacttaaaagatgcctattcactcttgttttaaagatacccgggttgtaattgttcacacttaaaagtttttttttcaccgcaaattgctattgcgctggaaccatgtctcattaacatcgaaatgacgtcattttgacgtcagccgaaataaaaatataccatcagctcgaaacttcaatctagtgctgatgtcactaaaatggcggccacgcacattagcaacttgcgggacttatatcaggTGACAAGTGACGCCGAGCAGGTGCGCAAGCGGTTTTTAACCGATCTAACAAAGGAGTCTCAATTCGgagggtttttagggttcctaccGGGAGGGTGCTAATGGGACCCTATAATCCCTATTACTAAGGCTCTGCTCTCTATCCGTccctccgtccgtccgtatgtctgtcaatgggctgtaaagtaaagtaagtaagtaaaatatgctttattgtacaccaaaaccaaaacaatagacatataacaaagatagcatgtacaataggtggccttatcgctaaaatagcgatctcttccaggcaaccttagggttgaggatataataaaaattaaagaaagcggaaggggtgtactaattaaataaagtaaatatacataatatacatatatatatatatatatatatatatatatatatatatatatatacacataaaaatacaacagtaaataagagaggaatagacgacagataagtggaataaaaagtaaaaataaatatataaacacatcaaatggaggataaataaaagagcttcaatttcgttttgaaaattgatagtgattgagactgtatgatatccaaggggagagaattccatagcagtatagcggtaacaataaatgatttagcataataagaagaggagtgTGTAGGAACTTTCAGAcgtagattattttgagaacgaagagaaaaagagtgtgTATCACATACGTACTCAAAGCGTTCTTTAAGATAAAAAGGAATGGAGGGATTGAACAGTATACAGTAAAGAAGATGAAGAATATGAGTATTCCTGTAAGTAGTAGAGCTGTAAGTATCTCATTAACCATAATACTTAGGTAGAGgtctgaaattttcacagaatgtgtatttctattgccgctataacaacaaatgacAAATATTTCAAACTTGCCgcctgaaaattaaaaaaaaaatgttatttttgtatgatggtacggaaccctttgaaTTGTTTGTAtatctgatttcttttgagaataaattctttaaccacaacccttcctgtgcgagtccgactcgcacttgaaaaaaattaaaacgaaaataattcatgaaataattagtattttcaattttcaaagtaagataggtacctacctagtggggTATTGTTAGATAGGattttacctgcacattctaaaacagatttttatttatttttatgcatatagttttttcgtgcaaaatgtcgaaaaatacccgagtacggaaccctcggtgtgcgagtctaattcgcacttggccggttttttttcaactttGGCAGTGACTTAATGCGGAGCGACCTTTGAGTCTTCTCCATGTTTGGTTcgctttatttacttacctaggtatatcAATTTTAACTAATTTTCAAAGGTAGGTAATAACGCTAagattaggtagtaggtacctaagttgtTATCAAGCAACATGTTGCGCCCTAGTTTCATTCTAACCTATCTTatcatgtaggtatttaaagcaaataaattaaattcgtAAAATTACTGCAATTCGATGTGAAGGCATCCTAAGTATATTGGGAATGATATAATAAGCCGTTTGCGGTTAAGTTACAAATCTAAACTCATGAACGTATAATCTAACTTATGATAAGATGAACTAACTCTTACTGAACTCAGAATAAGGGCTATAATCGTTGAAGGATCATCATAGCCTAGATACACATAGTTCACACTTCACACGTTTAGAACGGAAAGACGTGAATCGGAACAActtatactacctacctatcgacCTTCATATTACGTGTATGCTGAAACATTGCAATACCAACTTGCATTTCACACTTAAGTGACATATAACATAATAATTCATACCTTTTTACCCGACCGAGCGACAGCAAAGACAAGGTCATGCTTTTAACGACTATCTTATGGGATTCTTACCCTTGAAGCATTAATcatattccattccattcctcattgataaaaataattccATGGAATATGAAATTTCAGTATATAATGTACCATACAGGTACTGTatttgaacaacaaatactgaaaacaacgattttaaaattgtttgtaaGCTGCGACTAAAACAAACGAAAATTTTTTGAGTTTTTCTTTGACGGTttatgtacgggagcggtgtgcaggcgtggcaaccgccacagttTATTGCAATGTTTCACCTCAGATAAGAAATATTTCATACAACCAAAATATGatgttcataattatgtacTAAAAGGGCgaagcccgactcgcacttgagcgGGTTTTTTTCGCTTCAGCATTGACATAATCAGATTTCATATGATTGCTATCTGAAAATTTGGTGACCGGTACCTCGACCGTGACGTTAGTAGGCAACGTGCACTAGCACTAAAATAGTCCACTTTCAAAGCCCTAGGACAGAGACGTGCACAGGATTTAAAACCTCGGCTGGCATTAGTTGGGTTATAGGATAATTACCCACCCCATTACTGACAGATCATAATTAAAAGTAAGCACTAAACTATGGCAAaataagcagtgcttttatgcctctatggctGCACGCTACTCCCCTAggagtcatcatgatcatccttgtcaaccgatagacgtttacTGCTGGACTTAGACCTCGACTCGTTTCATGTCATCTGTAAGTGGGGAGTcggccaacgctgcgctttccggtgcaaggtcaccattctagcatcttgggacctCTAGGAATACCTAATGTTTATTATTCCTTCacatatctacttacttacagtaagcggccgaaagtaatgtacatcggcctttagacatttcggctttgtagagcgttgtctctgtcactcatacctatatgacgttttgtcggtctcaacgacagggacagcgctctacaaatctgctatctccttttaaaggtcgaagtacattactttcggctgcgtattACTGTAATATTTACTTTCGCTAACTCTGGTAAGCGAGGCTTTACGCAAAAACCACTCGAAGCTCAAAGGAATGTTGCCTTTACGTCAGTCGGTTACTCGATCGCGTCGTCTGTGGCCCtatcgcggttgtttgacagctacaatgtcacgatcgcaatcatctctgattggttaatgctcgctcactattggccacaatgcattgttgcaacaagaatcgcacaaattcagccaatcagaacaattgagattgtaataatgattgatgcaggctttagacaatcgccctactggattCTTAAACTGGGGTTCAGAAAACGTATCAAGGGCAAAGTAAAAGTTGTATTCGGTAAGTTTCAACCACTTAGCTTGAAAAAGTTGAGGAGGTTATAAAATTGtcgtaataataattttattattgttgcaGTTCCGGATGTGGCgaaagattataataattattaattgcaGTAAGCGCGGCAAAACAACAAAACATtgagatttaaaatttaataagaaaATGATAATTTGGAAATTGGTTCGACAGAACCtagataaattattactttagtTATTAGTATTGTAGAATGTCTACATTTAAAATGAAAGCTGAAGGGAGTTTAAAAGTGAGCTAGCACTTGtgagaacgggtctcttctcaaattgagaaggatttaggctatAGTCCAACACTCTGCCCAAGTGCGGACTACCAGACGTTGAATTACATAGTTGTCGAATATTTTACAGCACATTAAAGAGTAGGTAGAAACCGCAATAACAATTATcaaaaagaatataatataagtaaagtaaaagttgtgtgaattctgccaatccgcacttggccagcgtggtagactatggcgtaaaccgttctcattctaagcagagacctgtgctcagtactACCTAGTAGACGGGAtcacggcgatgggttgagagtTGAGACAATGATGAAGTAAAAGTATATCGCCTACAACGGATTTGTACAAGGGATTCGTAATTATTCGCATCTTACGTCAAAACAAGGTACAAGTTACTCTACTTTCCCTGCACAGAAAACCGGATTGAGTTTCTATAGAATGTTTGATAATAcatcataatatgtatatacctacaatgTCCCTACTTATGTCtgtaaatattttgaatttactttctacatttttagggttccgtacctcaaaaggaaaaacggaacccttataggatcactttgttgtctgtctgtcaagaaacctacagggtacttcccgtggacctagaatcaggaaatttggcaggtaggtagatgttatagctgacattaggggaaaaatctaaaaaccgtgaatttgtggttaaatgacacaaaaaaattaagttgtggtcatgaactaaaattagtattttcaatatttgaagtaagataactatatcaagtggggtatcatatgaaagggcgttatctgtggattctaaaacagatttttattaatttttaagattcatagtttttgaattatcgtgcaaaatgtcgaaaaaataggacttttgtacggaaccctcgttgcgcgaccctgacttgcacttggccggttttttatttaactttccaACTGCTCATTGACTCTCGTTAGTTTGAATATGTAATGTTATGACGAATGGCGGTTGTTTCTCAacggaagggtgccaacgggattctattactaagcctccgctgtccgcccgtctgtctgtcagcgggctgtacctatatcataaaccgtaataggtagagttaaaattttcacaaagtgtGCATTTCTATTACCCGTATTGCCgctttaataacaaataataaaaaaaactaaccaagtgcgagtcagactcgcgtaccaagggttccgtactcgggcaTTTTTTCCGAcatcttgcacgataaatcaaaatgtatttaatatgcgcttatatataaaatatataaaaatctgttttagaatctacaggtaaagctctATTATATTACGATGCCCCattttggtatagtaatcttactttgaaagttaaaaaactcaattattttttcatgaacacattttttttttgtgatgtaaccaccacgcaaattcacggttttcggattttttcctttcctTGTGCtattaagacctacctacctaccaaatttcatcattctagaTCATcgtgaagtaccctataggtttcttaacgGACACctcatacagacagacaactaagtaagggttccttatttctttttgaggtacggaaccctaaaaaaacgaaGTAACGAGCGTCATGTAGTATCACATACAGTCTATTCGATATCTGAACCAATTTCGCCGACGCAAAGCCGAAATAAAGTGCCAATTTATCGAAAGCGAGCGTCCGCACTTTCACTTGTCGATCATCACTCACTTTATCACCTCAGATAACTATCTATAGCTACTTAGTTCCTACACCAATAACTCAATTACTGCAAAAGGATAGGATGGAACATGATATCTAATTGATTGAAATTATGGGTAATTAGggtattaaatagagggtccaaaatacgtaaaatccacctcctttgttagttttaagtgttccattttaaattatccattaaactaaaaaagtaggtacgtcattacgatgtgacgtcacattccagtatttcatagaatatctcatactaagtgcgcgtttgaCCTATgattaaaagttactgatttgactagttgtcaaatggCGTATtacagcggtttaggctgttcTACAGTCTGCATCATCTATAGTAGTACCTATAGTActgtttttacccgactacggcaaagctaaAAGTATGGGTTATGATTAATTTATAGACCATGACTCTATGATGCAGCCAGATTAAGTTGAAACTATCTTTCTACTTTGTTTCGCCCTTCCACGCCGGAAGCATTACGGAGCGGAGATATTGTTTTCAGCAAACCAATCTGATTATTAAAAGATACGTGACGTAATAAAAATTATCGTGTTCTTTTCATTTTCAAAAGTGTGATCGATTAAACATATGTCTGCTCCGCTTCAGTTCACAGGCACTCTtatagtatactagcttatgctcgctactttgtccgcgtggacggaatacatttcaaactcctatttcacccccttagaggttgaattttcaaaaatcctttcttagcggatgcctacgttataatagctatctgcatgccaaatttcagcccgatccatccagttgatagatcagtcagtcagtcagtcaccttttccttttacatatttagatgtcTCTGCTCCGATTAAAAAACCTTGATTATTCATATcgaattcatttttatttttttatattatttaataattgttttaatattattatcatgctAAACATAAAAGTGtccacaaaaaacaaacacaccaCAGGAATTTGcgaaaaaatacctaataaagaCTAAAAAATCTAAGCGTTATTTGGATCCTTTGCGAATCTTTTTACCTTTTCTTGATAaatacgatgtttttcttccaAAGATTTCAGGGCACTTGACGGTCTAATTCCACCTACATTGACCGTAAACTTTATTTCCACGGGGGATACCGCAGTTGTTTGTTTTTGTTCAGTACCCTGACTTCGGGCACTTGACTTTTTTCTGGTTGTATCATAACCAGCTTTTATATACTTCTGCAAATTATCTTTAGCAGATAAAAGCTTTCGTTCTATCATCCGACTTGGTCTCGATTCTTTTTCTTTCATATTTTCGGTATAATTTGTATGGTTATTGTCTTTGGATTCCCGCTCTTTCACGTCCAGTGACTTTGATTTTGTACAAATTTTTTTAATCGCTGACGatttttcttgatttttttCAACTAAATATGAAGACTTTTTACCTTTTGGATCTGCACTTCTAACGGCACTTGAACCTCGACGCTTTACAGAAGCCTCTTTCTGAgcctttttttcattttcagctTCCATTTCTTTCTTATAAATTTTGAGACGATTTTCCATCCGAACCTTCTCTGAATATCTCTGTAGACTTTTGGCCCTTTCAAGTCTTGGCCTTATATTTTCCATATCTGGCCCCAATCCTCCAAGTTGTACATTTTGACTTATTGGGATTGTAGTTCGTCTAACA
This window harbors:
- the LOC117988598 gene encoding DNA ligase 1-like, which codes for MDTKSRFYSNISLDSLELESKKKSPRKEKAAGEIVDTILVPFYEQDVLIKVSKGNKKQRQMGTKATRTDAYKGGEDQQCRGYLMNNNLQRGKKISYLEMFRKQFSSNFNDKMKKDPNEIRSISPECGDTERESFAEEYSSNINNEFYNTEAYNEMYYNKIMNQELEQYLDQSFEESLRFDEDIGRKSPVDIDDSNLRSVSEVSRPRRHVRRTTIPISQNVQLGGLGPDMENIRPRLERAKSLQRYSEKVRMENRLKIYKKEMEAENEKKAQKEASVKRRGSSAVRSADPKGKKSSYLVEKNQEKSSAIKKICTKSKSLDVKERESKDNNHTNYTENMKEKESRPSRMIERKLLSAKDNLQKYIKAGYDTTRKKSSARSQGTEQKQTTAVSPVEIKFTVNVGGIRPSSALKSLEEKHRIYQEKVKRFAKDPNNA